The following coding sequences lie in one Myxococcus xanthus genomic window:
- a CDS encoding B12-binding domain-containing radical SAM protein → METPLTQRPGDTPQEARDSSRPDLHLVFPPQWSPLQPFLSTPSLKAYLEQKGHRVHQDDWNVVFYRWFIGRARLPLARARLERFIEALSDEHRLYRARCLQALATLEEYEQLIVQVEGLRTGDTYGTVESFKDSVDALKALLAAFSAAEPVIEVGTTSLQDGDVLGSIPSLLAFIDNRNANPFIAFFEEQVAGVKQLPRYFGVSIIGTEQIVAGLTLCRVLKQRHPDVPVLVGGSVFSRLVEKESTWVTQLFGRCFDFICRYEGERPLDRFLSVEDPRGDRPPNFAFMEGENLVLTPLGDSLPMSEVPTPDFGGLPLDEYLSPEIVLPLLTTRGCYWGKCAFCYHGMIYGDRYRMRAPEMIAKDLEVLNARHGVRHFAFNDEALPPKLFRMLPPAVPKGRYFFTALYKFEKYFTREDFQNMHDIGFRSLYIGLETASERVQRHMRKNNTQKVMVDNLQFAHDAGIWSHTFNFFGFPTETEAEAEETVQFLLGHSDILHSEGTGTFVFEHNAPIHLSPEQFGVKAFKPRTDTVLDLFYEYEPAVGLDAAGAQAVLERYNRLKRERKVYQHGHWVDREHLLLLLSRYGRDALKKAFAEVEDSDRGYSAAELLRGYEFDTPEGKRHFVVNRRLRRVCITNEDAVRIVGWLQFGAKVEDLLSAYPALSAALDPVPEDVVELTALREAS, encoded by the coding sequence ATGGAAACGCCCTTGACGCAGCGGCCCGGTGACACCCCCCAGGAGGCCCGCGACAGCTCGCGACCGGACCTTCATCTCGTCTTCCCTCCGCAGTGGTCTCCGCTCCAGCCCTTCCTGAGCACCCCGTCGCTCAAGGCCTACCTGGAGCAGAAGGGCCACCGCGTCCACCAGGACGACTGGAACGTCGTCTTCTACCGCTGGTTCATCGGCCGGGCGCGCCTGCCCCTGGCGCGGGCGCGACTGGAGCGCTTCATCGAGGCGCTGTCGGATGAGCACCGCCTCTACCGCGCCCGGTGCCTGCAGGCGCTGGCGACGCTGGAGGAGTATGAGCAGCTCATCGTCCAGGTGGAGGGGCTGCGCACCGGCGATACCTACGGCACGGTGGAGAGCTTCAAGGACAGCGTGGACGCGCTCAAGGCGCTGCTCGCGGCGTTCTCCGCGGCGGAGCCCGTCATCGAGGTGGGGACGACGTCACTCCAGGACGGCGACGTCCTGGGCTCCATTCCGTCACTGCTCGCCTTCATCGACAACCGCAACGCCAACCCCTTCATCGCCTTCTTCGAGGAGCAGGTCGCGGGCGTCAAGCAGCTGCCTCGCTACTTCGGCGTGTCCATCATCGGCACCGAGCAGATTGTCGCGGGACTCACGCTCTGCCGTGTGCTGAAGCAGCGCCATCCGGACGTCCCGGTGCTGGTGGGGGGCAGCGTGTTCTCCCGCCTGGTGGAGAAGGAGAGCACGTGGGTCACCCAGCTGTTCGGCAGGTGCTTCGACTTCATCTGCCGGTACGAGGGCGAGCGCCCGTTGGACCGCTTTCTGTCCGTGGAAGACCCACGGGGAGACCGCCCGCCCAACTTCGCCTTCATGGAGGGTGAGAACCTGGTGCTGACGCCGCTGGGGGACTCACTGCCCATGAGCGAGGTCCCCACGCCGGATTTCGGGGGGCTGCCGCTGGATGAATACCTGTCCCCCGAGATTGTCCTGCCGCTGTTGACGACGCGCGGTTGTTACTGGGGGAAGTGCGCGTTCTGCTACCACGGCATGATTTACGGCGACCGCTACCGCATGCGCGCGCCCGAGATGATTGCCAAGGACCTGGAGGTGCTCAACGCGCGCCATGGCGTCCGGCACTTCGCGTTCAACGACGAGGCGCTGCCGCCCAAGCTCTTCCGCATGTTGCCGCCCGCCGTCCCCAAGGGGCGCTACTTCTTCACCGCGCTCTACAAGTTCGAGAAGTACTTCACGCGGGAGGACTTCCAGAACATGCACGACATCGGCTTCCGCTCGCTCTACATCGGGCTGGAGACGGCGTCCGAGCGCGTGCAGCGCCACATGCGCAAGAACAACACGCAGAAGGTGATGGTGGACAATCTCCAGTTCGCGCATGACGCGGGCATCTGGAGCCATACCTTCAACTTCTTCGGCTTCCCCACGGAGACGGAGGCCGAGGCGGAGGAGACCGTCCAGTTCCTGCTGGGGCATTCGGACATCCTGCACTCGGAGGGCACGGGGACCTTCGTCTTCGAGCACAACGCGCCCATCCACCTGTCGCCCGAGCAGTTCGGCGTGAAGGCCTTCAAGCCGCGCACGGACACCGTGCTGGACCTCTTCTACGAATACGAGCCCGCCGTGGGACTGGACGCGGCTGGCGCGCAGGCCGTGCTGGAGCGCTACAACCGCCTCAAGCGCGAGCGGAAGGTCTACCAGCATGGGCACTGGGTGGACCGAGAGCACCTGCTGCTGCTGCTCAGCCGCTACGGGCGGGACGCACTGAAGAAGGCCTTCGCCGAGGTCGAGGATTCGGACCGGGGCTATTCCGCGGCGGAGTTGCTGCGGGGCTATGAGTTCGACACGCCCGAGGGCAAGCGTCACTTCGTGGTGAACCGCCGGTTGCGCCGGGTGTGCATCACCAACGAGGACGCGGTGCGCATCGTCGGGTGGCTCCAGTTCGGCGCCAAGGTGGAGGACCTGCTCTCCGCCTATCCCGCGCTGTCGGCCGCGCTGGACCCGGTGCCCGAGGACGTGGTGGAGCTGACAGCGCTGCGCGAAGCGTCCTGA
- a CDS encoding iron chelate uptake ABC transporter family permease subunit encodes MSASAPSVSPLRSLLVLGCVAAAFMALFMLVDVSGPWDFVLPFRGKKVATALLVGYAVAVSTVLFQTVTGNRVLTPAIMGFDYLYVLIQTCLVFFLGSTTVAGLDPRLLFGAEVIIMVAFSAMLHGWLFGMARGNVHLLLLTGVVMGVLFRSLSSFVQRVIEPNEFIFLQDRFFASFNDPEHELLLLSAVLTLGVSVLGLRLLRACDVLVLGREAAINLGVDYQRTVSWVLALVAILVAVSTALVGPVTFLGLLVANIAYAVMRTYKHAFVLPAAALIAAIALVAGQFILERVFRLDTNPRVIIEFVGGMVFIAMLMRKATR; translated from the coding sequence GTGTCGGCTAGCGCCCCGTCCGTCAGCCCCCTGCGGTCCCTGCTCGTGCTGGGCTGCGTGGCCGCGGCCTTCATGGCCCTGTTCATGCTCGTCGACGTGAGCGGCCCGTGGGACTTCGTGCTGCCCTTCCGCGGGAAGAAGGTCGCCACCGCGTTGCTGGTGGGCTACGCCGTCGCCGTCTCCACGGTGCTCTTCCAGACGGTGACGGGCAACCGCGTGCTGACGCCCGCCATCATGGGGTTCGACTACCTGTACGTGCTCATCCAGACGTGCCTGGTGTTCTTCCTGGGCTCCACCACCGTGGCGGGGCTGGACCCCCGGCTCCTGTTCGGCGCGGAGGTCATCATCATGGTGGCCTTCTCCGCCATGCTGCACGGCTGGCTCTTCGGCATGGCGCGGGGCAACGTCCACCTGCTGCTGCTCACCGGCGTGGTGATGGGCGTGCTGTTCCGGAGCCTGTCGTCGTTCGTCCAGCGTGTCATCGAACCCAACGAGTTCATCTTCCTGCAGGACCGCTTCTTCGCCAGCTTCAACGACCCGGAGCACGAGCTGCTGCTGCTCTCCGCGGTGCTGACGCTGGGTGTCTCCGTGCTGGGCCTGCGGCTGCTGCGGGCCTGTGACGTCCTGGTGCTGGGCCGGGAGGCCGCCATCAACCTGGGCGTGGACTACCAGCGGACGGTGTCCTGGGTGCTGGCGCTGGTGGCCATCCTGGTCGCCGTGTCCACCGCGCTGGTGGGGCCGGTGACGTTCCTGGGGTTGCTGGTGGCCAACATCGCCTACGCGGTGATGCGGACGTACAAGCACGCGTTCGTCCTCCCCGCCGCCGCGCTCATCGCCGCCATCGCCCTGGTCGCCGGGCAGTTCATCCTGGAGCGCGTCTTCCGCCTGGACACCAATCCCCGGGTCATCATCGAGTTCGTCGGCGGGATGGTGTTCATCGCGATGCTCATGAGAAAGGCCACGAGATGA
- a CDS encoding ABC transporter ATP-binding protein: protein MIEAKNVSKRYGETLVVDGVTLSLPVGGITAIIGPNGAGKSTLLSMMSRVMPMSSGNVLVDGLDVTTTPGDTLAKRLAILRQDNHITARLTVRELVTFGRYPHSKGRPTVQDREHVERAIEHMGLSALADRFLDEMSGGQRQRAFVAMVLCQDTDHVLLDEPLNGLDLKHAVSMMKRLRHAADTLGKSFVLVLHDINFASCYSDHIVAMRDGKVAFQGRPEDIMRPDVLRAIYELDISVQQIEGDWIATHYR from the coding sequence ATGATCGAGGCGAAGAACGTCAGCAAGCGCTACGGTGAAACGCTGGTGGTGGATGGCGTCACCCTGAGCCTGCCCGTGGGCGGCATCACCGCCATCATCGGCCCCAACGGCGCGGGCAAGTCGACCCTGCTGTCCATGATGAGCCGGGTGATGCCCATGTCGTCGGGCAACGTGCTGGTGGACGGGCTGGACGTCACCACCACGCCCGGGGACACGCTCGCGAAGCGGCTGGCCATCCTCCGGCAGGACAACCACATCACCGCCCGGCTGACGGTGCGTGAGCTGGTGACCTTCGGCCGCTATCCGCACTCCAAGGGCCGCCCCACCGTGCAGGACCGCGAACACGTGGAGCGGGCGATTGAACACATGGGGCTGAGCGCGCTCGCTGACCGCTTCCTGGATGAGATGTCCGGCGGCCAGCGTCAGCGCGCCTTCGTGGCCATGGTGCTCTGCCAGGACACGGACCACGTGCTGCTGGACGAGCCGCTCAACGGCCTGGACCTGAAACACGCGGTGTCCATGATGAAGCGGCTCCGGCACGCCGCGGACACGCTGGGCAAGAGCTTCGTGCTGGTGCTGCACGACATCAACTTCGCCTCCTGCTACTCCGACCACATCGTCGCCATGCGCGACGGCAAGGTCGCGTTCCAGGGCCGCCCGGAGGACATCATGCGCCCCGACGTCCTGCGCGCCATCTACGAGCTGGACATCTCCGTGCAGCAGATTGAAGGCGACTGGATTGCCACCCACTACCGGTGA
- a CDS encoding FAD-dependent oxidoreductase: MPGHRFGRAVVMGGSMAGLLSARALADHFEKVIILERDPLPGTHAARKGVPQGTHVHVMLDAGHRILERFFPGLLQDLQAQGAALIDSSRDVAWHHFGVWKSRVPQGLPLLVCTRPFLEWHVLRRVLALPNVEFHGGVSVEGLRTDASHQRVTGVRLKKDGVEEPLEAALVVDATGRGSRAPQWLEALGHARPEEEQVRVDLAYTTRLYEPPAHLQEDWKVLMQYPCPPVNWRAGFISRVEQGRWIVTLNGYFGEHAPTDDEGFLAFARSLPQPDLYACMREARPLGPLTLHKVKESRWRHYERLARFPENWVIVGDAVCAFNPVFGQGMSVAAQGAALLHACIEEQARRSPTTLDGLAQRFRKRLSDTIRLPWFMGTNIDLQYPQAVGQRKPGVGVLHWYIRRMMERSSRDAAVHRQFNRLLHLQAGLGAVLQPSVALPVLADGARALFMPLHARANTDIRPALPSSSP; the protein is encoded by the coding sequence ATGCCTGGACATCGCTTTGGACGTGCCGTGGTCATGGGCGGCAGCATGGCGGGGCTGCTGAGCGCCCGCGCGCTCGCGGACCACTTCGAGAAAGTCATCATCCTGGAGCGGGACCCGCTCCCCGGCACGCACGCGGCGCGCAAAGGTGTTCCCCAGGGCACGCACGTCCACGTGATGCTGGACGCGGGTCACCGCATCCTGGAACGCTTCTTCCCCGGCCTCCTCCAGGACCTCCAGGCCCAGGGGGCCGCGCTCATCGATTCGAGCCGGGACGTCGCGTGGCACCACTTCGGCGTCTGGAAGTCGCGCGTCCCCCAGGGACTTCCCCTGCTGGTGTGTACGCGTCCCTTCCTGGAATGGCACGTGCTGCGCCGGGTGCTGGCGCTGCCCAACGTCGAGTTTCACGGCGGCGTCTCGGTCGAAGGGCTGCGCACGGACGCCTCCCACCAGCGCGTCACCGGCGTGCGATTGAAGAAGGACGGCGTGGAGGAGCCGCTGGAGGCCGCGCTGGTGGTGGATGCCACGGGCCGGGGCTCGCGTGCGCCCCAGTGGTTGGAGGCCCTGGGCCATGCACGCCCCGAGGAGGAACAGGTGCGGGTGGATCTCGCGTACACCACCCGCCTCTACGAACCTCCCGCGCACCTCCAGGAGGACTGGAAGGTGCTCATGCAGTACCCGTGTCCGCCGGTGAACTGGCGCGCTGGCTTCATCTCCCGCGTGGAGCAGGGCCGCTGGATTGTCACGCTCAATGGGTACTTCGGTGAGCACGCGCCCACGGACGACGAAGGCTTCCTCGCGTTCGCCCGCTCCCTGCCCCAGCCGGACCTGTACGCCTGCATGCGGGAGGCCCGGCCGTTGGGACCGCTCACCCTGCACAAGGTGAAGGAGAGCCGCTGGCGGCACTATGAACGCCTCGCGCGCTTCCCGGAGAACTGGGTCATCGTCGGTGACGCCGTGTGTGCCTTCAACCCCGTCTTCGGCCAGGGCATGTCGGTGGCGGCCCAGGGCGCGGCGCTGCTCCACGCCTGCATCGAAGAGCAGGCCAGGCGCTCCCCCACGACGCTCGACGGACTCGCCCAGCGCTTCCGCAAGCGCCTGTCCGACACCATCCGCCTGCCCTGGTTCATGGGCACGAACATCGACCTGCAGTACCCGCAGGCCGTCGGCCAGCGGAAGCCCGGCGTGGGGGTGCTGCACTGGTACATCCGGCGGATGATGGAGCGCAGCTCCCGGGACGCCGCCGTGCACCGGCAGTTCAACCGCCTCTTGCATCTCCAGGCGGGGCTGGGCGCCGTCCTCCAGCCTTCGGTGGCCCTGCCAGTGCTCGCGGACGGCGCCCGCGCGCTCTTCATGCCCCTGCATGCGCGGGCGAACACGGACATCCGCCCGGCCCTGCCCTCCTCGTCTCCATGA
- a CDS encoding ABC transporter permease — MKRAFAAAAVLVTLAVVSLLIGASDVSWRALFAPEPDERALQVLVISRLPRMFAVMLAGTSLGVAGLIMQMIARNRFVEPTTAGTAESASLGLLTATLLAPGLPVLGKMMVATVFALAGTALFLLVLRRIPLRSALIVPVVGLILGGIIDSATTFFAYRYDLLQTVNAWTTGDFSTVLRGRYELLWVTLGLTCAAYTAADRFTVAGMGETFTTNLGLNYPRIVALGLLIVSLVTAMVVVTVGMIPFLGLIVPNLVSMVMGDNARRSIPWVAVSGAAFVLLCDIVGRVVGHPYEIPGGTIAGVIGSVLFLYLLLKRGARVG; from the coding sequence GTGAAGCGCGCATTCGCCGCGGCCGCCGTCCTCGTCACGTTGGCGGTGGTCAGCCTCCTGATTGGCGCCAGTGACGTGTCCTGGCGCGCCCTCTTCGCTCCCGAGCCGGATGAGCGCGCCCTCCAGGTGCTGGTCATCAGCCGGCTGCCGCGCATGTTCGCCGTCATGCTGGCGGGCACGTCCCTGGGCGTCGCGGGCCTCATCATGCAGATGATTGCCCGCAACCGCTTCGTGGAGCCCACGACGGCGGGCACCGCGGAGTCCGCCAGCCTGGGCCTGCTGACCGCCACCCTGCTGGCGCCTGGCCTTCCGGTGCTCGGGAAGATGATGGTGGCCACCGTCTTCGCCCTGGCGGGGACGGCGCTGTTCCTGCTGGTGCTGCGGCGCATCCCCCTGCGCTCGGCGCTCATCGTCCCGGTGGTGGGCCTGATTCTGGGCGGCATCATCGATTCGGCGACGACCTTCTTCGCCTACCGGTACGACCTGCTGCAGACGGTCAACGCGTGGACCACGGGTGACTTCTCCACCGTGCTTCGCGGCCGCTACGAGCTGCTGTGGGTGACGCTGGGCCTCACCTGCGCCGCCTACACCGCCGCGGACCGCTTCACCGTGGCCGGCATGGGCGAGACGTTCACCACCAACCTGGGGCTGAACTACCCGCGCATCGTCGCGCTGGGGCTGCTCATCGTCTCCCTGGTCACCGCGATGGTGGTCGTCACGGTGGGCATGATTCCGTTCCTGGGCCTGATTGTCCCCAACCTGGTCAGCATGGTCATGGGCGACAACGCGCGCAGGTCCATTCCCTGGGTCGCGGTGAGCGGCGCCGCCTTCGTGCTGCTCTGCGACATCGTGGGCCGCGTGGTGGGCCACCCGTATGAGATTCCCGGAGGCACCATCGCCGGCGTCATCGGCAGCGTGCTCTTCCTGTACCTCCTGCTGAAGCGAGGCGCCCGTGTCGGCTAG
- a CDS encoding cittilin family RiPP precursor, with protein sequence MKKALYSLAVLMRFARADKLSAPYIYY encoded by the coding sequence ATGAAGAAGGCCCTGTACTCTTTGGCTGTGCTGATGCGGTTTGCTCGCGCGGACAAGCTCTCCGCCCCGTATATCTATTACTAG
- a CDS encoding right-handed parallel beta-helix repeat-containing protein yields the protein MQTRNPLSALVTSTLIQVNGNGDGTTLRGFYARNAGSTGIQVRLSGEASAFTNLCEDVRIQGNKVENSRQDGITVHQCNHILVEGNRVAGFSKGSDAGNEHEHGIDFVAVGACWHWVKLRSLDTLALQSGSVTFRVENREKGVAIDRSFLTSDPSTLPWPDALSDFRK from the coding sequence GTGCAGACACGAAACCCACTCTCCGCCCTGGTGACATCCACGCTCATCCAGGTCAACGGCAACGGCGATGGGACGACGCTGCGCGGCTTCTATGCGCGCAACGCCGGGAGCACTGGCATCCAGGTGCGCCTGTCCGGAGAGGCGAGTGCTTTCACGAATCTCTGCGAGGACGTGCGCATCCAGGGCAACAAGGTGGAGAACAGCCGGCAGGACGGCATCACGGTCCACCAGTGCAACCACATCCTCGTGGAAGGCAATCGGGTGGCTGGCTTCAGCAAGGGGAGCGACGCCGGCAACGAGCATGAGCACGGCATCGACTTCGTGGCGGTGGGCGCCTGTTGGCATTGGGTGAAGCTGCGCAGCCTGGACACGTTGGCGCTCCAGTCTGGGAGCGTCACCTTCCGGGTGGAGAACCGGGAGAAGGGCGTCGCCATCGACCGGTCCTTCCTCACCAGCGATCCGAGCACGCTGCCTTGGCCAGACGCCTTGTCGGATTTCCGGAAGTGA
- a CDS encoding siderophore ABC transporter substrate-binding protein — MSTSNRRSLPLFALLSVVVVLAVLWVGVKFQRPDAAASTPAAEAAAPEGRTVTHGQGTTVVPLKPRRVVVFDLVALDILQALEVDVHGVAGDMFPQHLTRFRDAKYPRLGTLFEPDYEALQAAKPDLIITGGRSSAKYANLSRIAPTIDVPMSGKDFIASVIANTEMLASVFGKEEKARGLIEDLRKSVADLQQVTAPRGKGLVVLVTGGRMSAYGPGSRFGVIHGDFGVPEAAEGLRTSLHGESISAEFIREKNPDWLFVIDRDAATGQKEGNARQVLDNELVRQTTAWQKNQVVYLDPGITYLTGGGIQSVKQLRDQVASAYAQAQ; from the coding sequence GTGAGTACATCCAACAGGCGTTCCCTTCCGCTCTTCGCCCTGCTTTCCGTCGTCGTCGTGCTGGCCGTCCTGTGGGTGGGCGTGAAGTTCCAGCGCCCGGACGCCGCCGCGTCCACCCCCGCCGCAGAGGCCGCCGCGCCGGAGGGCCGCACGGTGACGCACGGACAGGGCACCACCGTCGTCCCGCTGAAGCCTCGGCGGGTGGTGGTGTTCGACCTGGTGGCGCTGGACATCCTCCAGGCCCTGGAGGTGGACGTCCACGGCGTGGCGGGAGACATGTTCCCCCAGCACCTGACCCGGTTCCGTGACGCGAAGTACCCGCGCCTGGGCACCCTGTTCGAGCCCGACTACGAGGCCCTCCAGGCCGCGAAGCCGGACCTCATCATCACCGGGGGCCGCTCCAGCGCGAAGTACGCGAACCTGTCCCGCATCGCGCCCACCATCGACGTGCCGATGAGCGGCAAGGACTTCATCGCCTCGGTGATTGCCAACACGGAGATGCTGGCCAGCGTCTTCGGCAAGGAGGAGAAGGCGCGCGGCCTGATTGAGGACCTGCGCAAGTCAGTGGCGGACCTCCAGCAGGTGACGGCGCCCCGCGGCAAGGGCCTGGTCGTGCTCGTCACCGGCGGGCGCATGAGCGCCTATGGCCCGGGCTCCCGCTTTGGCGTCATCCATGGTGACTTCGGCGTGCCCGAGGCCGCCGAGGGCCTGCGCACCTCGCTGCACGGCGAGTCCATCAGCGCGGAGTTCATCCGGGAGAAGAATCCCGACTGGCTGTTCGTCATCGACCGGGACGCCGCCACCGGCCAGAAGGAGGGCAATGCCCGGCAGGTGCTGGACAACGAATTGGTGCGGCAGACGACGGCCTGGCAGAAGAACCAGGTCGTCTACCTGGACCCCGGCATCACCTACCTGACCGGCGGCGGCATCCAGTCCGTCAAGCAGCTGCGCGACCAGGTCGCGAGCGCCTACGCGCAGGCCCAGTAG
- a CDS encoding ABC transporter permease has translation MARIADGVGDIASDFKFAARMLRKDPVFTLVAVLCLAFGIGANAAIFSVVDAVLLRPLPYHEPGQLVRLFETTPSRDPKWLGSVSWPNYQDWSTQLPSLEGVAAYEFQGRNLMTPEGAERVNVVAATANLFQLLGTPPKLGPGFAPGDDQPGAAPVVVIGEGLWQRRFGADPGLVGRTLTLDGQPHTVVGILPTAVGFPAGARMEVFIPFVPSADRVDNRGSHFLSVLGRLRPGVPPQTLAAELKEVARRIEEEHPAQQAGRSATAVSLAETVTGNVRPTLLLLQGAVLLVLLIACANVANLLLARTSTRQQEIAVRFALGASRGHIVRQLLVESLLLSLLGALLGVLLGAWGVSAMGNLVRASFPLTGDLPLNGRVLGFLLLISVGSALTFGLTPALQATRTPLSASLAEPGAKQSPSRAHHYFRGALVVTEVALSLVLLVGAGLLLRGFVKLLGTEPGLEPRHVLTAHLPITPNQYPREEVVERLFQPILEKARTLPGVESAALISLLPIQTAWTSGDYAVEGELPAEPGKTLFAEFRTTSPDLFKSLGIPLLAGRDFTEDDGRGAEQVIIVNQALARRHFAGSEAVGRRLLVGGQPVEIIGVVGDVRQAGLDQQPLPEVHLPYNHPRSTLWYFQAVTLVLKTHSAPAGVAATLRGAVRAVDSEQPLYNIMTMEEIIQQSVAGRRLSLTLLGAFALIALVLATAGLYGVISYLVSQRTQEIGIRMALGAPPGRVVRLVMDQGMKMAGLGIGVGLVAAFGLSRYMESLLYGVSGTDPLTFGVFALLLGGVALLATWLPARRASRVDPIIAIQKR, from the coding sequence ATGGCCCGTATCGCCGACGGAGTGGGGGACATCGCGAGCGACTTCAAGTTCGCGGCGCGGATGCTCCGGAAGGACCCGGTCTTCACGCTGGTGGCCGTGTTGTGTCTGGCATTTGGGATTGGCGCCAACGCGGCCATCTTCAGCGTGGTGGATGCGGTGCTGCTCCGCCCGCTGCCCTACCACGAGCCAGGGCAGCTCGTTCGCCTCTTCGAAACGACGCCGTCGCGGGACCCGAAGTGGCTGGGCTCGGTGTCGTGGCCCAATTACCAGGACTGGTCCACCCAGCTCCCCTCGCTGGAAGGCGTGGCCGCCTACGAGTTCCAGGGGCGCAACCTGATGACGCCCGAGGGCGCGGAGCGGGTGAACGTGGTGGCGGCCACGGCCAACCTGTTCCAACTCCTGGGCACGCCGCCCAAGCTGGGCCCCGGCTTCGCGCCCGGAGATGACCAGCCCGGGGCCGCGCCCGTCGTCGTCATCGGCGAGGGCCTGTGGCAGCGCCGCTTCGGGGCCGACCCGGGCCTCGTGGGACGCACGCTGACGCTGGACGGGCAGCCCCACACCGTGGTGGGCATCCTGCCCACGGCGGTGGGCTTTCCCGCGGGAGCCCGGATGGAGGTCTTCATCCCCTTCGTCCCCTCCGCCGACCGGGTGGACAACCGGGGCTCGCACTTCCTGAGTGTCCTCGGGCGGCTGCGCCCGGGTGTCCCGCCCCAGACGCTCGCGGCGGAGTTGAAGGAAGTGGCGCGCCGCATCGAGGAGGAACACCCCGCGCAGCAAGCCGGGCGGAGCGCCACGGCGGTGTCCCTGGCGGAGACGGTGACGGGCAACGTGCGGCCCACGCTGCTGCTCCTGCAGGGCGCGGTGCTGCTGGTGCTGCTCATCGCATGCGCCAACGTGGCCAACCTGCTGCTCGCCCGGACCTCCACGCGGCAGCAGGAGATTGCCGTCCGCTTCGCACTGGGCGCGAGCCGGGGGCACATCGTGCGGCAGCTCCTGGTGGAGAGCCTGCTGCTGTCGCTGCTGGGCGCGCTGCTGGGCGTGCTCCTGGGCGCCTGGGGTGTGAGCGCCATGGGCAACCTGGTCCGGGCGTCCTTCCCACTCACCGGGGACCTTCCCCTCAACGGGCGGGTCCTCGGCTTCCTCCTGCTGATTTCCGTGGGAAGCGCGCTCACCTTCGGCCTGACACCGGCGCTCCAGGCGACGCGCACGCCGCTGAGCGCCAGCCTCGCGGAGCCGGGGGCCAAGCAGTCTCCGTCGCGCGCGCACCACTACTTTCGCGGCGCGCTCGTCGTGACGGAGGTGGCACTGTCGTTGGTGCTGCTCGTCGGAGCGGGGCTGCTGCTGCGAGGCTTCGTGAAGTTGCTGGGCACCGAGCCAGGGCTGGAGCCGCGCCACGTCCTCACCGCCCACCTGCCCATCACCCCGAACCAGTACCCCCGGGAAGAGGTCGTCGAGCGCCTCTTCCAGCCCATCCTGGAGAAGGCCCGGACGCTCCCAGGCGTGGAGTCCGCGGCGCTCATCTCCCTCCTGCCCATCCAGACGGCGTGGACCAGCGGGGACTACGCCGTGGAGGGCGAGCTGCCGGCGGAGCCGGGCAAGACGCTGTTCGCGGAGTTCAGGACGACCAGCCCGGACCTGTTCAAGTCGCTGGGGATACCGCTGCTGGCCGGCCGCGACTTCACCGAGGACGACGGCCGCGGCGCCGAGCAGGTCATCATCGTCAACCAGGCCCTCGCCCGCCGGCACTTCGCGGGGAGCGAGGCCGTGGGACGCCGGCTGCTCGTCGGGGGCCAGCCCGTGGAAATCATCGGCGTGGTGGGAGACGTGCGGCAGGCGGGCCTGGACCAGCAGCCCCTCCCCGAGGTCCACCTCCCCTACAACCATCCGCGCTCCACGCTCTGGTACTTCCAAGCGGTGACGCTGGTGCTCAAGACACACTCGGCGCCCGCAGGCGTGGCGGCCACGCTGCGCGGCGCGGTGCGCGCCGTGGACTCCGAGCAGCCGCTCTACAACATCATGACCATGGAGGAGATCATCCAGCAGTCCGTGGCGGGACGGCGCCTGAGCCTCACGCTCCTGGGCGCGTTCGCGCTCATCGCGCTAGTGCTGGCCACCGCGGGCCTCTACGGCGTCATCTCCTACCTCGTCTCGCAACGCACCCAGGAGATTGGCATCCGCATGGCGCTCGGGGCGCCTCCGGGCCGGGTGGTGCGGCTGGTCATGGACCAGGGCATGAAGATGGCGGGATTGGGAATCGGCGTGGGGCTCGTCGCCGCCTTCGGCCTGTCCCGCTACATGGAAAGCCTGCTGTACGGCGTCAGCGGGACGGACCCACTGACCTTCGGCGTGTTCGCCCTGCTGCTGGGCGGCGTGGCGCTGCTGGCCACCTGGCTGCCCGCGCGCCGCGCCTCCCGCGTGGACCCCATCATCGCCATCCAGAAGCGGTGA